Proteins encoded in a region of the Pseudomonas denitrificans (nom. rej.) genome:
- a CDS encoding peptidase U32 family protein, whose protein sequence is MSLPKHHLELLSPARDVHIAREAILHGADAVYIGGPSFGARHNACNEVSDIAQLVEFAHRYHARVFTTINTILHDNELEPARALIHQLYDAGVDALIVQDLGIMELDIPPIELHASTQTDIRTLERAKFLDQAGFSQLVLARELNLKEIRAIADETDAAIEFFIHGALCVAFSGQCNISHAQTGRSANRGDCSQACRLPYTLKDDQGRVVAFEKHLLSMKDNNQSANLSALVDAGVRSFKIEGRYKDMGYVKNITAYYRQRLDGILAERPDLARASSGRTDHFFVPDPDKTFHRGSTDYFVSDRKIDIGAFDSPTFTGLPVGTVEKVGKRDLLVVTKDPLSNGDGLNVLVKREVVGFRANIAEPKGEFEEDGEKRYRYRVEPNEMPEGLYRLRPNHPLSRNLDHNWQQALQKTSAERRVGLSWVAKLREERLELTATSEEGVSASVALDGPFGAANKPEQALDQLHDLLGQLGTTQYHADQIELDAPQAFFIPNSQLKSLRREAIEALTEARVQAHPRGGRKAETSPPPVYPESHLSFLYNVYNEKAREFYHRHGVQLIDAAYEAHEETGEVPVMITKHCLRFSFNLCPKQAKGVTGVRTKVQPMQLIHGDEVLTLKFDCKPCEMHVIGKIKGHILGLPQPGSEGVSNIVGQISPEDLLKTIRKPAH, encoded by the coding sequence ATGTCCTTGCCCAAACACCATCTGGAACTGCTCAGCCCTGCCCGCGATGTGCATATCGCCCGCGAGGCCATCCTGCATGGCGCCGACGCCGTCTACATCGGCGGCCCGAGCTTCGGCGCGCGGCACAATGCCTGCAACGAGGTGAGCGATATCGCCCAGCTGGTGGAGTTCGCCCACCGCTACCACGCACGGGTGTTCACCACGATCAACACCATCCTCCACGACAACGAGCTGGAGCCGGCGCGCGCGCTGATCCACCAGCTCTACGACGCCGGCGTCGATGCGCTGATCGTGCAGGACCTGGGCATCATGGAGCTGGACATCCCGCCGATCGAGCTGCACGCCAGCACCCAGACCGACATCCGCACCCTGGAGCGGGCGAAGTTCCTCGATCAGGCCGGCTTCTCCCAGCTGGTGCTGGCCCGTGAGCTGAACCTCAAGGAAATCCGCGCCATCGCCGACGAGACCGATGCCGCCATCGAGTTCTTCATCCACGGCGCGCTGTGCGTGGCCTTCTCCGGCCAGTGCAACATCTCCCACGCCCAGACCGGCCGCAGCGCCAACCGCGGCGACTGCTCCCAGGCGTGCCGCCTGCCCTACACCCTGAAGGATGACCAGGGCCGCGTGGTGGCCTTCGAGAAGCACCTGCTGTCGATGAAGGACAACAACCAGAGCGCCAACCTCAGCGCCCTGGTGGACGCCGGCGTGCGCTCCTTCAAGATCGAAGGGCGCTACAAGGACATGGGCTACGTGAAGAACATCACCGCCTATTACCGCCAGCGCCTGGACGGCATTCTCGCCGAGCGCCCGGACCTCGCCCGCGCCTCCAGCGGCCGCACCGACCACTTCTTCGTGCCGGACCCGGACAAGACCTTCCACCGTGGCAGCACCGACTACTTCGTCAGCGACCGCAAGATCGACATCGGCGCCTTCGACTCGCCGACCTTCACCGGCCTGCCGGTGGGCACCGTGGAGAAAGTCGGCAAGCGCGACCTGCTGGTGGTGACCAAGGACCCGCTGTCCAACGGCGACGGCCTCAACGTGCTGGTCAAGCGCGAAGTGGTCGGTTTCCGCGCCAACATCGCCGAGCCGAAAGGTGAATTCGAAGAGGACGGCGAGAAGCGCTACCGCTACCGCGTCGAGCCCAACGAGATGCCCGAGGGACTCTACCGCCTGCGCCCGAACCACCCGCTGTCACGCAACCTCGACCACAACTGGCAGCAGGCGCTGCAGAAGACCTCCGCCGAGCGTCGCGTCGGCCTGTCGTGGGTCGCAAAACTGCGCGAAGAGCGCCTGGAACTGACCGCTACCAGCGAGGAAGGCGTCAGCGCCAGCGTCGCCCTGGACGGCCCGTTCGGCGCCGCCAACAAGCCGGAACAGGCGCTGGACCAGTTGCACGACCTGCTCGGCCAACTGGGCACCACCCAGTACCACGCCGACCAGATCGAGCTGGACGCCCCGCAGGCGTTCTTCATTCCCAATTCCCAGCTCAAGTCGCTGCGCCGCGAAGCCATCGAAGCGCTCACCGAAGCCCGCGTGCAGGCCCACCCGCGCGGTGGCCGCAAGGCCGAAACCAGCCCGCCGCCGGTGTACCCGGAGTCGCACCTGTCGTTCCTGTACAACGTCTACAACGAGAAGGCCCGCGAGTTTTACCACCGCCACGGCGTACAGCTGATCGACGCGGCCTACGAGGCCCACGAAGAGACAGGCGAAGTGCCGGTGATGATTACCAAGCACTGCCTGCGCTTCTCGTTCAACCTGTGCCCGAAACAGGCCAAGGGCGTCACCGGCGTGCGCACCAAGGTGCAGCCGATGCAGCTGATCCACGGCGACGAAGTGCTGACCCTGAAGTTCGACTGCAAGCCGTGCGAGATGCACGTGATCGGCAAGATCAAGGGCCACATCCTCGGCCTGCCGCAACCGGGCAGCGAAGGCGTGAGCAACATCGTCGGGCAGATCAGCCCGGAAGACCTGCTCAAAACCATTCGCAAGCCGGCGCACTGA
- a CDS encoding alpha/beta hydrolase gives MNAKKSLLAASLTLAIGNVFAAGNPTVEHNTQAFLEALEAGKGQPLETLSPKDARAVLTGAQASVKVDLSGTQVSEKTVQTNVGPVKLTIVRPAGVKGTLPVFMFFHGGGWVLGDYPTHARLIHDLVVNSGAVAVYVDYTPSPEAHYPVAINQAYAATQWVAEHGKEINVDGKRLAVAGNSVGGNMAAVVALMAKDKGTPKLRFQALLWPVTDASFETGSYNQFAQGHFLTKPMMQWFWDSYTTAPKQRAEIYASPLRATTDQLKGLPPTLIQTAESDVLRDEGEAYGRKLDAAGVAVTSVRYNGMIHDYGLLNVVGKVPAVQAAMRQAGEELKVHLQ, from the coding sequence ATGAACGCCAAGAAATCCCTGCTCGCCGCCTCCCTCACCCTGGCTATCGGCAACGTCTTCGCCGCCGGCAATCCCACCGTCGAACACAACACCCAGGCCTTCCTCGAAGCCCTGGAAGCCGGCAAGGGCCAGCCCCTGGAAACCCTCTCGCCCAAAGACGCCCGCGCGGTGCTGACTGGCGCCCAGGCTTCGGTGAAGGTCGATCTCTCCGGCACCCAGGTCAGCGAGAAGACCGTGCAGACCAATGTCGGCCCGGTGAAGCTGACCATCGTCCGCCCGGCTGGCGTGAAGGGCACTCTGCCGGTGTTCATGTTCTTCCACGGCGGTGGCTGGGTGCTGGGTGACTACCCGACCCACGCCCGCCTGATCCACGACCTGGTGGTGAACTCCGGCGCGGTTGCTGTCTACGTCGATTACACCCCGTCCCCCGAGGCGCATTACCCGGTCGCGATCAACCAGGCCTACGCCGCGACCCAATGGGTCGCCGAACACGGCAAGGAGATCAACGTCGACGGCAAGCGCCTGGCTGTGGCCGGCAACAGTGTCGGCGGCAACATGGCAGCGGTAGTCGCGCTGATGGCCAAGGACAAGGGCACGCCCAAGCTGCGCTTCCAGGCGCTGCTGTGGCCGGTGACCGACGCCAGCTTCGAGACCGGCTCGTACAACCAGTTCGCCCAGGGACACTTCCTCACCAAGCCGATGATGCAGTGGTTCTGGGACAGCTACACCACCGCCCCGAAACAGCGCGCCGAGATCTACGCATCGCCCCTGCGCGCCACCACCGACCAGCTCAAGGGCCTGCCGCCGACCCTGATCCAGACCGCCGAATCCGACGTGCTGCGTGACGAAGGTGAAGCCTACGGTCGCAAACTCGACGCCGCCGGTGTGGCTGTCACTTCCGTGCGCTACAACGGAATGATCCACGACTACGGTCTGCTCAACGTGGTGGGCAAGGTGCCCGCGGTACAGGCCGCCATGCGCCAGGCCGGTGAAGAGCTGAAGGTTCACCTGCAGTAA
- a CDS encoding anti-sigma factor family protein, whose translation MNERIPDGTPQEQDLHAYIDDQLEPARRQWVEAWLAAHPDDARRVEGWRQDAQQLRAAFAGQARGALPEQLDPARIRRQIQQRRRTRLATAAALLIALGVGGMGGWQMRGDAMVRGMVPMQDAVQAYRLFAAANQNGLDLRDGGDLRGWLARYLKDAPPPPALEQVGLKTVGARLLATEQGAAALVIYEDGQGRRLTFFIRPPGPRHEMLPQGQRTDGDLLARYWSQGGYNYALVSRSDDPQAQAVGQLVGF comes from the coding sequence ATGAACGAACGCATTCCCGACGGCACTCCCCAGGAACAGGATCTGCACGCCTACATCGACGACCAGCTGGAGCCGGCGCGCCGCCAATGGGTGGAAGCCTGGCTGGCCGCCCACCCGGACGACGCCCGCCGCGTGGAAGGCTGGCGCCAGGACGCCCAGCAACTGCGCGCGGCCTTTGCCGGGCAGGCCCGTGGTGCGCTGCCCGAGCAGCTCGATCCGGCGCGGATTCGCCGGCAGATCCAGCAGCGCCGGCGCACGCGCCTCGCCACCGCGGCGGCCCTGCTGATTGCGCTGGGCGTCGGCGGCATGGGCGGCTGGCAGATGCGCGGCGACGCGATGGTGCGCGGCATGGTGCCGATGCAGGACGCGGTGCAGGCTTACCGCTTGTTTGCCGCTGCCAACCAGAACGGCCTGGACTTGCGTGATGGCGGCGACCTGCGCGGCTGGCTGGCTCGCTACCTTAAAGACGCCCCACCACCGCCGGCGCTGGAGCAGGTTGGCCTGAAGACGGTTGGCGCCCGTTTGCTCGCGACCGAACAGGGCGCGGCGGCGCTGGTGATCTACGAGGATGGTCAGGGGCGGCGGTTGACCTTCTTCATCCGCCCGCCGGGCCCGCGCCACGAGATGTTGCCGCAGGGGCAGCGCACGGATGGCGACCTGCTGGCGCGCTACTGGAGCCAGGGCGGCTACAACTATGCGCTGGTGAGCCGCAGCGATGACCCGCAGGCGCAGGCCGTGGGGCAGTTGGTGGGGTTCTGA
- a CDS encoding sigma-70 family RNA polymerase sigma factor, whose amino-acid sequence MHSLDDHSLRELLPRLRRFALSLTRSASSADDLVQATLEKALSAWTGRRDDGDLRAWLFSILYRHFIDGQRRAKRYARLLSLFGADSAVSASPEDIVSARSTLEAFERLPAEQRALLTLVSVEGLSYREVAEALDIPMGTVMSRLSRARTALRALSEGQAATPSLRVLK is encoded by the coding sequence ATGCACTCACTGGACGACCATTCACTGCGCGAACTGCTGCCTCGGCTGCGGCGCTTCGCGCTGTCGCTGACCCGCAGCGCGAGCAGCGCCGACGACCTGGTCCAGGCGACCCTGGAGAAGGCGCTGTCGGCCTGGACCGGCCGCCGCGACGACGGCGACCTGCGCGCCTGGCTGTTCTCGATCCTCTACCGGCACTTCATCGACGGGCAGCGCCGGGCGAAACGCTATGCGCGCCTGCTCAGCCTGTTCGGTGCGGACAGCGCGGTGAGTGCCTCGCCCGAGGACATCGTCAGCGCCCGCTCGACGCTGGAGGCCTTCGAGCGCCTGCCCGCCGAGCAACGTGCGCTGTTGACGCTGGTCAGCGTCGAGGGCCTGAGCTACCGCGAGGTGGCAGAGGCACTGGATATTCCCATGGGCACCGTCATGTCCCGCCTGTCGCGCGCCCGCACGGCGCTGCGCGCGCTGAGCGAAGGACAGGCGGCGACTCCTTCTTTGCGGGTACTGAAATGA
- a CDS encoding catalase family peroxidase — MTETPPTAPNVPLRLAAIGAVVLGVAAIFAYVAGWLDPQRLTPAGVINTLEHNSGVYPGYRRNHAKGLCVIGHFDSNGGAAGLSRASLFSVGRVPVVGRLAIPGGNPKASDGAAPIRSLALRFQPADGQEWRTGMNAMPVFVVRDVASFYALQQATAPQPGTGKPDPEKAGAFFKSHPETQAFLKWAKSSTPSSSYANSAYYSLNAFYLVNKEGKEQPVRWSVQPEAPVEPLSADKRGDADFLAAELAQRIAAGPLRWRLQFTLGEPGDSTVDPTQAWPDSRRTVDAGELVIERLQPEIGGDCRDVNYDPLILPDGIRASDDPLLSARSAAYSESFNRRTREQAQETH; from the coding sequence ATGACAGAAACACCGCCCACCGCACCCAACGTGCCCCTGCGCCTGGCCGCCATCGGCGCCGTGGTGCTCGGCGTGGCCGCCATATTCGCCTACGTCGCTGGCTGGCTCGACCCGCAGCGGCTCACCCCGGCCGGCGTGATCAACACCCTGGAACACAACAGCGGCGTCTACCCCGGCTACCGGCGCAACCACGCCAAGGGCCTGTGCGTGATCGGCCACTTCGACAGCAATGGCGGCGCTGCCGGCCTGTCCCGAGCCAGCCTGTTCTCCGTCGGTCGCGTGCCGGTGGTAGGGCGCCTCGCCATTCCCGGCGGCAACCCCAAGGCCAGCGACGGCGCCGCGCCGATCCGCAGCCTGGCCCTGCGCTTCCAGCCGGCCGATGGCCAGGAGTGGCGCACCGGCATGAACGCCATGCCGGTCTTCGTCGTGCGTGACGTTGCCAGCTTCTACGCCCTGCAACAGGCCACCGCGCCACAGCCGGGCACCGGCAAACCCGACCCGGAAAAGGCCGGCGCCTTCTTCAAGTCGCACCCCGAGACCCAGGCCTTCCTCAAGTGGGCCAAGTCCTCCACGCCGTCCTCCAGCTACGCCAACAGCGCCTACTACAGCCTCAACGCGTTCTATCTGGTGAACAAGGAAGGCAAGGAGCAGCCGGTGCGCTGGTCCGTGCAGCCCGAAGCGCCGGTCGAGCCGCTGTCCGCCGACAAGCGCGGCGACGCCGACTTCCTCGCCGCCGAACTGGCCCAGCGCATCGCCGCCGGCCCGCTGCGCTGGCGCCTGCAGTTCACCCTCGGCGAGCCCGGCGACAGCACCGTCGACCCCACCCAGGCCTGGCCTGACAGCCGCCGCACCGTGGACGCCGGCGAACTGGTGATCGAGCGCCTGCAACCAGAAATCGGCGGCGACTGCCGCGACGTCAACTACGACCCGCTGATTCTCCCCGACGGCATCCGCGCCTCCGACGACCCTCTGCTCAGCGCTCGCTCGGCCGCCTACTCGGAATCTTTCAACCGTCGTACCCGTGAGCAGGCCCAGGAGACCCACTGA
- a CDS encoding cytochrome b, protein MKPTYFPLSLRVLHWLMAVLVLAMLLIGLGMIASVSPRHAALVAIHKPLGAALLVLVLLRIVVRLTQRIPALPSDMPGWQRSAAHLSHLALYGLLLAQPLVGWTMQSAGGYPVVLWGGFELPALVSPSVQLHTILRSAHTFIAYALLATILLHLAAALFHGLIRRDEVLPSMTGAPMPCSSSEDRP, encoded by the coding sequence ATGAAACCGACTTACTTCCCGCTCTCCCTGCGTGTGCTGCACTGGCTGATGGCCGTGCTGGTGCTTGCCATGCTGCTGATCGGCCTGGGCATGATCGCCAGCGTCTCCCCGCGCCATGCCGCGCTGGTTGCCATCCACAAACCCCTGGGCGCGGCGCTGCTGGTACTCGTACTGCTGCGCATCGTTGTGCGCCTGACCCAGCGCATCCCCGCACTGCCCAGCGACATGCCCGGCTGGCAACGCAGCGCCGCGCATCTCTCGCACCTGGCGCTCTACGGCCTGCTGCTGGCGCAACCGCTCGTGGGCTGGACCATGCAATCCGCTGGCGGCTACCCCGTCGTGCTCTGGGGCGGCTTCGAACTGCCCGCGCTGGTCTCACCCTCGGTACAGCTCCACACAATCCTGCGTAGCGCCCACACCTTCATCGCCTACGCCTTGCTCGCAACCATCCTCCTGCACCTCGCCGCCGCGCTGTTCCACGGGCTCATCCGCCGCGACGAAGTCCTCCCGAGCATGACCGGCGCACCCATGCCGTGCAGCTCCAGCGAGGACCGGCCATGA
- a CDS encoding DUF2790 domain-containing protein: protein MKRLFAAACLFTSCAALAAQDAPPVQDYHYGQKLDIKRVVQQPDLGFCGIREVEMTYEDSAGQRHTLRYPVWGQECGNEN, encoded by the coding sequence ATGAAGCGCTTGTTCGCTGCCGCCTGCCTATTCACCTCCTGCGCGGCCCTCGCCGCGCAGGACGCGCCACCGGTACAGGACTACCACTACGGCCAGAAACTCGACATCAAGCGCGTGGTGCAACAGCCGGACCTGGGGTTCTGCGGGATTCGCGAAGTGGAGATGACCTACGAGGACAGCGCCGGGCAGCGGCATACATTGCGGTATCCGGTGTGGGGGCAGGAGTGTGGGAATGAGAATTGA
- a CDS encoding PAAR domain-containing protein codes for MRRPQIFGRGQALNGDWTTTGASLISTIPSNATTDRRGMVRRGDPTTVCPKCGKTGVVVEGESRFNLLGKPIALDGHLVSCSCPIGSNRIIAPLGELSSGPAGGSYPAQSVPIPSLTPYVAQICLTCPNGSIPKGLNYVVFLADGTTRKGVTDHLGRIEQVTTQEATRITRLELMPPEASESGCCIAKGTDEPLVIDLKASELSTDNSPNGAAIQTISLPEGEKRALTSGEIAMARIVFKDSIDYSQVKIHHGGWWLFLGLQNTAVTPNGEMYFPQKTYLYSDDFSSTNDDRDKALFIHEMTHVWQYQLGYWVKWHALWVTSRGASAYEYQLNPSKKLSNYNMEQQGEIISDYFIICVLKKPESVWNSANQTKSPTLLQSTMQDFLKNPSDISNLPE; via the coding sequence ATGAGACGCCCGCAAATTTTTGGTCGCGGCCAAGCATTGAACGGTGACTGGACGACCACTGGCGCAAGCCTGATCAGCACGATTCCTTCCAATGCCACAACAGATCGCCGAGGAATGGTACGTAGGGGCGATCCGACAACCGTATGTCCAAAATGCGGAAAGACAGGTGTCGTTGTGGAGGGGGAATCTCGCTTCAACTTGCTTGGGAAGCCGATTGCATTAGATGGGCACTTGGTGAGTTGTAGTTGTCCGATTGGGAGCAATCGGATTATTGCGCCGTTGGGGGAGCTTTCCTCAGGACCAGCGGGAGGCAGCTACCCAGCCCAATCGGTCCCCATCCCTAGTCTGACGCCTTATGTGGCCCAAATTTGCCTCACCTGCCCCAACGGCAGCATTCCCAAAGGGCTTAACTATGTAGTGTTCCTTGCGGATGGAACGACTCGCAAAGGTGTAACCGACCATCTCGGGCGAATCGAGCAAGTCACCACTCAGGAAGCCACGCGAATCACTCGCCTGGAGTTGATGCCGCCAGAAGCATCTGAGTCCGGCTGCTGCATCGCCAAGGGCACCGATGAACCACTGGTCATAGACCTGAAAGCGAGTGAGCTATCCACCGACAACTCACCCAACGGAGCCGCCATCCAAACCATCTCGCTGCCAGAAGGCGAAAAGCGCGCACTGACGTCCGGTGAAATCGCCATGGCGCGGATTGTCTTCAAGGACTCCATCGATTACAGCCAGGTGAAAATTCATCATGGCGGTTGGTGGCTATTTCTTGGGCTCCAGAATACGGCTGTTACACCTAATGGGGAGATGTACTTCCCCCAAAAAACCTACCTGTATAGTGATGACTTCTCCAGCACGAATGACGATAGAGACAAGGCCCTGTTTATCCATGAAATGACTCACGTCTGGCAGTATCAACTGGGGTACTGGGTGAAGTGGCATGCTCTTTGGGTTACCAGTCGAGGTGCATCAGCTTATGAATACCAGCTAAATCCAAGCAAGAAGTTATCCAACTACAACATGGAACAACAGGGAGAGATAATCTCTGATTACTTTATTATTTGCGTACTCAAGAAGCCAGAATCCGTATGGAACAGTGCAAACCAGACAAAATCTCCGACACTACTCCAATCAACAATGCAGGATTTCCTAAAAAATCCTAGTGACATTTCTAATCTACCAGAGTGA
- a CDS encoding sterol desaturase family protein encodes MPDLSHLHRHFTEWVINPITHQVAGLFDLSGRVGVVFLLCSYAIAYALFRFRRQRGLTQAASFWQFIGGSRVNLHRSALLDYRYYLVRGILNVALLVPIVGLVDPYILRSGDYIAFFTNLWGARPQVGTNLGLSLLYGLGVFLVSDFKNYWVHRAFHSRWLWAFHKVHHSAAVLTPITASRVHFVEKLAAQLAGAFALGAYAGAFWYLCGGEISAYTLFGVTYMILLFNVLATNLRHSHVWLSFGPVVEHVLNSPAQHQIHHSDAPRHFNKNFGINLSLWDWMFGTLYVTQRAPEPIQFGAGEQDDEKYSSLWSLIVRPFVETVWKIRMIRRVQGASPITSKTPSS; translated from the coding sequence ATGCCTGACCTCTCGCACCTCCACCGCCACTTCACCGAGTGGGTGATCAACCCCATTACCCATCAGGTCGCCGGCCTGTTCGACCTCAGCGGCCGCGTCGGCGTGGTGTTCCTGCTGTGCTCCTACGCCATCGCCTACGCATTGTTCCGCTTCCGCCGGCAGCGCGGGCTGACGCAGGCGGCGTCGTTCTGGCAGTTCATTGGTGGTAGCCGGGTGAACCTGCATCGCTCGGCGCTGCTGGATTACCGCTACTACCTGGTGCGCGGCATCCTCAATGTGGCGTTGCTGGTGCCCATCGTCGGGCTGGTCGATCCCTACATCCTGCGCTCGGGCGACTACATCGCCTTCTTCACCAATCTCTGGGGCGCGCGGCCGCAGGTGGGGACGAACCTCGGCCTGTCGCTTCTCTACGGGCTGGGGGTGTTCCTGGTCAGCGACTTCAAGAACTACTGGGTACACCGCGCCTTCCATTCGCGCTGGCTGTGGGCGTTCCACAAGGTGCATCACTCGGCGGCGGTGCTGACGCCGATCACCGCGAGCCGCGTGCACTTCGTGGAGAAACTGGCGGCGCAGCTGGCCGGCGCCTTCGCCCTGGGCGCCTATGCCGGCGCCTTCTGGTACCTCTGCGGCGGAGAGATCAGCGCCTACACGCTGTTCGGCGTGACCTACATGATCCTGCTGTTCAACGTGCTGGCGACGAACCTGCGCCACAGCCACGTGTGGCTGTCGTTCGGCCCGGTGGTCGAGCATGTGCTGAACAGCCCCGCCCAGCACCAGATCCACCACAGCGACGCGCCCCGCCACTTCAACAAGAACTTCGGCATCAACCTGTCGCTGTGGGACTGGATGTTCGGCACGCTCTACGTCACCCAGCGCGCGCCGGAGCCGATCCAGTTCGGCGCCGGGGAGCAGGATGACGAGAAGTATTCTTCGCTGTGGAGCCTGATCGTTAGGCCGTTTGTGGAGACGGTGTGGAAGATTCGGATGATAAGGCGTGTGCAAGGAGCTTCGCCCATCACATCGAAGACACCTTCCTCCTGA
- the pstB gene encoding phosphate ABC transporter ATP-binding protein PstB, producing MDCKLDKIFYGNFMAVRDSHVPIEKNKITGFIGPSGCGKSTVLRSLNRMNDLVRGFRFEGHVHFLGQDVYGKGVDPVVVRRYIGMVFQQPNPFSMSIFDNVAFGLRLNRYKGDIGDRVKHALQGAALWDEVKDKLKVSGLSLSGGQQQRLCIARAIATEPEVLLLDEPCSALDPIATRRVEELMVELKKDYTIALVTHNMQQAIRVADTTAFFSVDISQGTRTGYLVEMGATKQIFESPREKMTEDYISGKFS from the coding sequence ATGGACTGCAAACTGGACAAGATTTTCTACGGCAACTTCATGGCGGTACGTGACAGCCACGTGCCGATCGAAAAGAACAAGATCACCGGCTTCATCGGCCCTTCCGGCTGTGGCAAGAGCACCGTGCTGCGCAGCCTGAACCGGATGAACGATCTGGTGCGCGGCTTCCGCTTCGAGGGCCATGTGCATTTCCTCGGGCAGGACGTCTACGGCAAGGGCGTGGACCCTGTCGTGGTGCGCCGCTACATCGGCATGGTGTTCCAGCAGCCGAACCCGTTTTCGATGAGCATCTTCGACAACGTCGCGTTTGGCCTGCGCCTCAATCGCTACAAGGGCGACATCGGCGACCGGGTCAAGCATGCCCTGCAGGGCGCCGCGCTGTGGGATGAAGTGAAAGACAAGCTGAAGGTGAGCGGCCTGTCGCTCTCCGGTGGCCAGCAGCAACGCCTGTGCATCGCTCGCGCCATCGCCACCGAGCCGGAAGTCCTGTTGCTGGACGAGCCGTGCTCGGCACTCGACCCGATCGCTACCCGCCGCGTCGAGGAGCTGATGGTCGAGCTGAAGAAGGACTACACCATCGCGCTGGTCACCCACAACATGCAGCAGGCCATCCGTGTCGCTGACACGACGGCGTTCTTCTCGGTGGACATTTCCCAGGGCACCCGCACGGGCTACCTGGTCGAAATGGGCGCGACGAAGCAGATCTTCGAAAGCCCGCGGGAAAAAATGACCGAGGACTACATCAGCGGCAAGTTCAGCTGA
- the pstA gene encoding phosphate ABC transporter permease PstA, whose protein sequence is MTSLTPTVSALPSLQRKLEGRALRSLVLTTLVWLGALLASVPLISVLYMLITRGGARLSLEVFTELPPTGFETGGGFGNALAGTFVMVGIAAAIAVPVGIMAAVFLAELGPDSKLASAARFAAKTLTGLPSILAGVFAYALVVMTTGTYSAPAGGVALAVLMLPIVVLTAEESMKMVPKIMKDAAYGMGCTRAQVIWKIVLPTGLPAILTGVMLAVARAAGETAPLLFTALFSNYWIYHDGSLAVMNPTASLSVLIYNFSGMPFDNQLELAWAASLVLVMIVLIVNVISRIFGKPKF, encoded by the coding sequence ATGACCAGCCTCACTCCCACCGTCTCTGCCCTGCCGAGCCTGCAGCGCAAGCTTGAGGGCCGCGCCCTGCGCAGCCTGGTGCTGACCACGCTGGTCTGGCTGGGCGCCCTGCTGGCCAGCGTGCCGCTGATCTCCGTGCTCTACATGCTGATCACCCGCGGTGGTGCGCGCCTGAGCCTGGAGGTCTTCACCGAACTGCCACCGACCGGCTTCGAGACCGGCGGCGGCTTCGGCAACGCGCTGGCCGGCACCTTCGTCATGGTCGGTATCGCCGCCGCCATTGCCGTTCCGGTTGGCATCATGGCCGCCGTCTTCCTGGCTGAACTGGGGCCGGACAGCAAACTGGCAAGCGCCGCGCGCTTTGCCGCCAAGACGCTCACCGGCCTGCCCTCCATCCTGGCCGGCGTCTTCGCCTACGCCCTGGTGGTGATGACCACCGGCACCTACTCGGCACCGGCGGGTGGCGTGGCACTGGCCGTGCTGATGCTGCCGATCGTCGTGCTCACGGCCGAAGAGTCGATGAAGATGGTGCCCAAGATCATGAAGGATGCTGCCTACGGCATGGGCTGCACCCGCGCACAGGTCATCTGGAAGATCGTACTGCCCACCGGCCTGCCGGCGATCCTCACCGGCGTCATGCTGGCCGTGGCGCGCGCCGCTGGCGAGACCGCGCCGTTGCTGTTCACCGCGCTGTTCAGCAACTACTGGATCTACCACGACGGCAGCCTGGCCGTGATGAACCCCACGGCCTCGCTTTCCGTGCTGATCTACAACTTCTCCGGCATGCCCTTCGACAACCAGCTCGAGCTCGCGTGGGCCGCATCGCTGGTGCTGGTGATGATCGTGCTGATCGTGAACGTCATCAGCCGCATTTTTGGCAAGCCCAAGTTTTGA